A single genomic interval of Gossypium raimondii isolate GPD5lz chromosome 11, ASM2569854v1, whole genome shotgun sequence harbors:
- the LOC105785383 gene encoding protein S-acyltransferase 8 isoform X2, translated as MAKRLYEVWKGKNKFIFRGRLIFGPDAKSLIITLLLIIVPVIIFCTNVARNLFDETSGNIAGYAILMVLLLLLLTSARDPGIVPRNLHPPTEEICYDSSASIDVGRQTPTPRLPPTKEVIVNGVPVRVKYCITCQLYRPPRCSHCSVCDNCVERFDHHCPWVGQCIGMRNYRSFFLFISSSTILCIFIFGMSALNIKFLTNDYGTVWKAIKESPLSVVLMVYCFIFLWFVGGLTCFHLYLIGTNQTTYETFRYRGVERPQVYDRGCLNNFREVFCSKIKPSRNNFHAYVQENERGFTRGMNSEGYIGNLDGNRREKVEDDREIGGDLLKISQRREAEDA; from the exons ATGGCTAAGCGTCTGTATGAAGTTTGGAAGGGCAAAAAT AAATTTATTTTCAGGGGGAGGTTGATATTTGGTCCAGATGCAAAGTCGCTGATTATTACCTTACTACTTATCATTGTTCCCGTTATTATCTTCTGTACAAATGTTGCACGGAACCTTTTTGATGAAACTTCAGGAAATATCGCTGGCTATGCAATTCTAATG GTATTACTACTGCTTCTTCTTACCTCTGCCAGAGACCCTGGAATTGTTCCTCGCAATTTACATCCACCAACAGAAGAGATATGTTATGATTCCTCAGCTTCAATTGATGTTGGGAGACAAACACCAACCCCACGACTACCACCCACAAAAGAAGTTATTGTCAATGGTGTGCCTGTTAGGGTGAAGTATTGTATCACATGCCAGTTGTATCGTCCACCTCGTTGCTCACATTGCTCTGTATGTGATAATTGTGTGGAGCGATTTGATCACCATTGTCCTTGGGTAGGCCAGTGCATCGGAATG CGCAACTACCGGTCATTCTTTTTGTTCATTTCGTCTTCAACCATCCTCTGCATCTTTATCTTTGGAATGTCTGCCTTGAACATAAAATTCCTTACGAATGACTATGGAACGGTCTGGAAGGCAATAAAAGAGTCACCACTTTCGGTGGTACTAATGGTTTATTGCTTCATTTTCCTTTGGTTTGTTGGAGGACTTACCTGCTTCCACTTATATCTTATTGGCACAAACCAG acCACATATGAGACATTTCGTTACCGAGGAGTAGAAAGGCCTCAAGTATATGACCGTGGCTGCTTGAACAACTTTCGAGAAGTATTCTGCTCCAAGATAAAGCCTTCAAGAAACAATTTTCACGCTTATGtacaagaaaatgaaagagGGTTTACCCGGGGCATGAATTCAGAAGGTTACATAGGTAATTTAGATGGAAACCGAAGAGAAAAAGTAGAAGACGACCGAGAAATCGGTGGCGACCTTCTCAAGATATCCCAACGCCGTGAAGCTGAAGATGCTTAA
- the LOC105785383 gene encoding protein S-acyltransferase 8 isoform X1: MAKRLYEVWKGKNKFIFRGRLIFGPDAKSLIITLLLIIVPVIIFCTNVARNLFDETSGNIAGYAILMVTVVFTIYVLLLLLLTSARDPGIVPRNLHPPTEEICYDSSASIDVGRQTPTPRLPPTKEVIVNGVPVRVKYCITCQLYRPPRCSHCSVCDNCVERFDHHCPWVGQCIGMRNYRSFFLFISSSTILCIFIFGMSALNIKFLTNDYGTVWKAIKESPLSVVLMVYCFIFLWFVGGLTCFHLYLIGTNQTTYETFRYRGVERPQVYDRGCLNNFREVFCSKIKPSRNNFHAYVQENERGFTRGMNSEGYIGNLDGNRREKVEDDREIGGDLLKISQRREAEDA; encoded by the exons ATGGCTAAGCGTCTGTATGAAGTTTGGAAGGGCAAAAAT AAATTTATTTTCAGGGGGAGGTTGATATTTGGTCCAGATGCAAAGTCGCTGATTATTACCTTACTACTTATCATTGTTCCCGTTATTATCTTCTGTACAAATGTTGCACGGAACCTTTTTGATGAAACTTCAGGAAATATCGCTGGCTATGCAATTCTAATGGTGACAGTAGTTTTCACAATCTAT GTATTACTACTGCTTCTTCTTACCTCTGCCAGAGACCCTGGAATTGTTCCTCGCAATTTACATCCACCAACAGAAGAGATATGTTATGATTCCTCAGCTTCAATTGATGTTGGGAGACAAACACCAACCCCACGACTACCACCCACAAAAGAAGTTATTGTCAATGGTGTGCCTGTTAGGGTGAAGTATTGTATCACATGCCAGTTGTATCGTCCACCTCGTTGCTCACATTGCTCTGTATGTGATAATTGTGTGGAGCGATTTGATCACCATTGTCCTTGGGTAGGCCAGTGCATCGGAATG CGCAACTACCGGTCATTCTTTTTGTTCATTTCGTCTTCAACCATCCTCTGCATCTTTATCTTTGGAATGTCTGCCTTGAACATAAAATTCCTTACGAATGACTATGGAACGGTCTGGAAGGCAATAAAAGAGTCACCACTTTCGGTGGTACTAATGGTTTATTGCTTCATTTTCCTTTGGTTTGTTGGAGGACTTACCTGCTTCCACTTATATCTTATTGGCACAAACCAG acCACATATGAGACATTTCGTTACCGAGGAGTAGAAAGGCCTCAAGTATATGACCGTGGCTGCTTGAACAACTTTCGAGAAGTATTCTGCTCCAAGATAAAGCCTTCAAGAAACAATTTTCACGCTTATGtacaagaaaatgaaagagGGTTTACCCGGGGCATGAATTCAGAAGGTTACATAGGTAATTTAGATGGAAACCGAAGAGAAAAAGTAGAAGACGACCGAGAAATCGGTGGCGACCTTCTCAAGATATCCCAACGCCGTGAAGCTGAAGATGCTTAA
- the LOC105785383 gene encoding protein S-acyltransferase 8 isoform X3: MVTVVFTIYVLLLLLLTSARDPGIVPRNLHPPTEEICYDSSASIDVGRQTPTPRLPPTKEVIVNGVPVRVKYCITCQLYRPPRCSHCSVCDNCVERFDHHCPWVGQCIGMRNYRSFFLFISSSTILCIFIFGMSALNIKFLTNDYGTVWKAIKESPLSVVLMVYCFIFLWFVGGLTCFHLYLIGTNQTTYETFRYRGVERPQVYDRGCLNNFREVFCSKIKPSRNNFHAYVQENERGFTRGMNSEGYIGNLDGNRREKVEDDREIGGDLLKISQRREAEDA; encoded by the exons ATGGTGACAGTAGTTTTCACAATCTAT GTATTACTACTGCTTCTTCTTACCTCTGCCAGAGACCCTGGAATTGTTCCTCGCAATTTACATCCACCAACAGAAGAGATATGTTATGATTCCTCAGCTTCAATTGATGTTGGGAGACAAACACCAACCCCACGACTACCACCCACAAAAGAAGTTATTGTCAATGGTGTGCCTGTTAGGGTGAAGTATTGTATCACATGCCAGTTGTATCGTCCACCTCGTTGCTCACATTGCTCTGTATGTGATAATTGTGTGGAGCGATTTGATCACCATTGTCCTTGGGTAGGCCAGTGCATCGGAATG CGCAACTACCGGTCATTCTTTTTGTTCATTTCGTCTTCAACCATCCTCTGCATCTTTATCTTTGGAATGTCTGCCTTGAACATAAAATTCCTTACGAATGACTATGGAACGGTCTGGAAGGCAATAAAAGAGTCACCACTTTCGGTGGTACTAATGGTTTATTGCTTCATTTTCCTTTGGTTTGTTGGAGGACTTACCTGCTTCCACTTATATCTTATTGGCACAAACCAG acCACATATGAGACATTTCGTTACCGAGGAGTAGAAAGGCCTCAAGTATATGACCGTGGCTGCTTGAACAACTTTCGAGAAGTATTCTGCTCCAAGATAAAGCCTTCAAGAAACAATTTTCACGCTTATGtacaagaaaatgaaagagGGTTTACCCGGGGCATGAATTCAGAAGGTTACATAGGTAATTTAGATGGAAACCGAAGAGAAAAAGTAGAAGACGACCGAGAAATCGGTGGCGACCTTCTCAAGATATCCCAACGCCGTGAAGCTGAAGATGCTTAA
- the LOC105785382 gene encoding exosome complex component RRP4 homolog, producing the protein MRGLKLPLSQTQRVRLQRAFEKLQSLSAMANSDASVTVADTIPVNYEDAFLKGHGTTDLNGELVATVCGVVERVNKLVYVRSLRARYKPEVGDVVVGRVVEVAQKRWRLEINFSQDAVLMLSSMNMPDGIQRRRTALDELNMRSIFEENDIVCAEVRNFQHDGSLQLQARSQKYGKLEKGQLLIIDPYLVKKSKQHFHHLEEFGIGLILGRNGYIWIGEHVEARDSMVIDQAKSIEQSTVVEGINQAYTPLEMRQNICRIGNAIRVLTSLGFNVDLNLIMETVELSSSLKIDIHDMLGSEFHVLVAEMEAERRSLTTKRKR; encoded by the exons ATGAGAGGATTGAAGTTACCGTTGAGCCAAACCCAAAGGGTAAGACTTCAAAGGGCATTCGAAAAGCTTCAGTCTCTATCTGCTATGGCCAATTCCGACGCTTCCGTTACCGTCGCCGATACTATTCCTGTCAACTACGAAGACGCTTTTCTCAA gGGACATGGAACAACGGACCTCAACGGCGAATTGGTGGCAACTGTGTGCGGCGTTGTGGAGCGCGTCAACAAACTGGTCTACGTACGCTCCTTACGCGCTAG GTACAAGCCAGAGGTTGGGGATGTCGTAGTGGGACGTGTAGTCGAG GTTGCTCAAAAGCGGTGGagattagaaattaattttagcCAAGATGCGGTTTTAATGCTTTCTTCAATGAACATGCCTGATGGTATTCAG AGACGGCGAACTGCTTTGGATGAACTCAACATGCGAAGTATATTTGAAGAGAATGATATTGTCTGT GCTGAGGTTCGTAATTTCCAGCATGATGGCAGCTTACAACTCCAAGCAAGAAGCCAAAAGTATGGAAAG CTTGAGAAAGGCCAGTTGCTCATAATTGATCCTTACCTGGTGAAGAAAAGCAAACAGCATTTCCATCACCTTGAAGAGTTTGGAATTGGCTTGATACTTGGACGTAACGGATATATATGGATTGGCGAACATGTTGAAGCTAGAGACAGTATGGTAATCGATCAAGCTAAAAGTATTGAACAATCTACAGTTGTTGAAGGAATAAACCAAGCTTATACCCCGCTAGAGATGAGGCAAAACATATGCAGAATTGGAAATGCTATCCGAGTATTGACGAGTTTAGGTTTCAATGTagatttaaatttgatcatgGAGACAGTTGAGTTGAGTAGCTCACTTAAGATTGACATACATGACATGCTTGGTTCAGAGTTTCATGTTCTGGTTGCAGAAATGGAGGCTGAACGAAGAAGCTTGACTACAAAGCGGAAAAGATGA